Proteins co-encoded in one Cinclus cinclus chromosome Z, bCinCin1.1, whole genome shotgun sequence genomic window:
- the APC gene encoding adenomatous polyposis coli protein isoform X2 yields MAAASYDQLLKQVEALKMENSNLRQELEDNSNHLTKLETEASTMKEVLKQLQGSIEDEAMASSGQIDLLERLKELNLESTSFAGVKLRPKVSMRSYGSREGSVSSRSGECSPVPLGSFPRRGFMNGSRESTGYLEELEKERSLLLAELEKEEKEKDWYYAQLQNLTKRIDSLPLTENFSLQTDMTRRQLEYEARQIRAAMEEQLGTCQDMEKRAQARVARIQQIEKDILRIRQLLQSQAAEAERAPQSKQEAGSHDTERQNEGQGAAEISVANSSTGQGSAARVDHETASVMSSSSNYSVPRRLTSHLGTKVEMVYSLLSMLGTHDKDDMSRTLLAMSSSQDSCIAMRQSGCLPLLIQLLHGNDKDSVLLGNSRGSKEARARASAALHNIIHSQPDDKRGRREIRVLHLLEQIRAYCETCWEWQEAHEQGMDQDKNPMPAPVDHQICPAVCVLMKLSFDEEHRHAMNELGGLQAIAELLQVDCEMYGLTNDHYSVTLRRYAGMALTNLTFGDVANKATLCSMKGCMRALVAQLKSESEDLQQVIASVLRNLSWRADVNSKKTLREVGSVKALMECALEVKKESTLKSVLSALWNLSAHCTGNKADICAVDGALGFLVGTLTYRSQTNTLAIIESGGGILRNVSSLIATNEDHRQILRENSCLQTLLQHLKSHSLTIVSNACGTLWNLSARNAKDQEALWDMGAVSMLKNLIHSKHKMIAMGSAAALRNLMANRPAKYKDANIMSPGSSLPSLHVRKQKALEAELDAQHLSETFDNIDNLSPKASHRSKQRHKQNIYSEYVLDASCHDNGVCRSESFNAGNMTVLSPYVNTTVLPNSSSNSRGNAENSRSEKDRSVERDRTVGLNTYHQAAENTGNSSKRIGMQISTAAVQIAKVMEEVTSIHIPQEDRSSGSTSEINCLTEDRNAQRRSASAHTHSNTYFPKSENSNRTCPAPYTKMEYKRASNDSLNSVSSSDGYGKRGQMKPSIESYSEDDESKFCSYGKYPADLAHKIHSANHMDDNDGELDTPINYSLKYSDEQLNSGRQSPSQNERWTRPKHIIDDEMKPNEQRQSRNQNAAYPVYTESGDDKHMKYSTAFGQQECVSSFRSRGSSGSDQNRVGPALGMNQKVNQSLCRVDDYDDDKPTNYSERFSEEEQHEEDDRPTNYSIKYNEEEHHVDQPIDYSLKYSTEVPAPSQKPSYTFPKTSSVQLNKTDHIPPGSGSTSAPSAGSKRQNQLHPSSAESRNGHTKNTSCKTPSINQETIQTYCVEDTPICFSRCSSLSSLSSAEDEIGRDQSTRGTDASNTLQIAELKENSGTLPTEGAANEITSAAQHIRTKSTRLQTSSLSPSDSSRHKAVEFSSGAKSPSKSGAQTPKSPPEHYVQETPLMFSRCTSVSSLDSFESRSIASSVQSEPCSGIVSGIISPSDLPDSPGQTMPPSRSKTPPPAQGVQEKREVPKGKATTTEKRESGPRQAAVNAAVQRVQVLPDADTLLHFATESTPDGFSCSSSLSALSLDEPFIQKDAELRIMPPVHENEHGSEAEPEQSSDTKDNQEKKAEKPAEADKDILDDSDDDIEILEACIISAMPTKSSRKTKKPSQASAPKIPPPVARKPSQLPVYKLLPSQSRLQSQKHVTFTPGDDMPRVYCVEGTPINFSTATSLSDLTIESPPSELANADNVGVGAESGEFEKRDTIPTEGRSTDDSQRAKSSAVTSLGLDDDKTEEGDILAECINSAMPKGKSHKPFRVKKIMDQIQQASSSPSNKKQPEGEKKPASPVKPVSQNNEYRARMRKSTDPKSNASNERGYPENRDGKKQNLKNNSRDFHDKLPNNEERVRGSFAFDSPHHYTPIEGTPYCFSRNDSLSSLDFDDDDVDLSREKAELRKGKEGKETESKESSTAEQSSNQQPSNRTQVCQKHPAGRSQTKTFSHSTKDIPDRGAATDEKMQNFAIENTPVCFSLNSSLSSLSDIDQENNNNKEGVPAKRPEAPESQVESNRPQTSGYAPKSFHVEDTPVCFSRNSSLSSLSIDSEDDLLQECISSAMPKKKKPSRIKSDGEKNNSRNTGGILAEDLTLDLREVQRADSEHGFSPDSENFDWKAIQEGANSIVSSLHQAAAAASLSRQASSDSDSILSLKSGISLGSPFHLTPDQEEKTFTSNKGPRIIKPGEKSTLESKKVESESRGIKGGKKVYKSMITGKVRSNSEVSSLKQPQQTSVPSISRGRTMIHIPGVRNSSSSTSPVSKKGPPLKNTNSKSPNEGQSLTSSPRGAKSSVKPEPAPVTRQPSGLNQSGSSKGPSRSGSRDSTPSRPQQQPLSRPLQSPGRNSISPGRNGISPPNKLSQLPRTSSPSTASTKSSSSGRMSYTPPGRQMSQQNLTKQTALPKSTSSIPRSESASKGLNQTLSTGGSNKKIDLSRMSSTKSSGSESDRSERPVLVRQSTFIKEAPSPTLRRKLEESASFESLSPSRPDSPTRSQLQTPVLSPSLPDMSLSTHSPAQSSGWRKLAPNHSPTIEFDGRPAKRHDIARSHSESPSRLLINRSGTWKREHSKHSSSLPRVSTWRRTGSSSSILSASSESSEKAKSEDEKQHGGSLTGHKQSKESQAPAKGTWRKIKENEIPQIMNDPQHSSSGTTNGSDSKTLIYQMAPAVSKTEDVWVRIEDCPINNPRSGKSPTGNTPPVIDTVSEKGYVNGKDLKEIQEKQTPGNGGVPVRTVGLENRLNSFFQIDSPDKKGTETKPLQNNPIPAPEINESTVSERTPFSSSSSSKHSSPIGAVAARVTPFNYNPSRRKSSMDNSSARPSQIPTPVNNSTKKRDTKSENTDSSGTQSPKRHSGSYLVTSV; encoded by the exons AGAGCACCTCAAAGCAAGCAAGAGGCAGGTTCCCATGATACAGAGAGGCAGAATGAAGGtcaaggagcagcagaaatcAGTGTGGCGAACAGCAGTACTGGTCAG GGTTCTGCTGCTCGAGTGGACCATGAGACAGCCAGTGTTATGAGCTCTAGTAGTAACTATTCTGTTCCTCGCAGACTGACAAGTCACCTGGGTACCAAG GTGGAAATGGTGTATTCATTGTTATCAATGCTTGGTACTCATGATAAAGATGACATGTCAAGAACATTGCTAGCGATGTCTAGCTCCCAGGACAGCTGCATAGCCATGCGTCAGTCTGGATGTCTTCCTCTCCTCATCCAGCTTTTACATGGCAACGATAAGGACTCTGTGTTGTTAGGAAATTCCCGTGGTAGTAAAGAGGCCCGTGCCAGAGCCAGTGCAGCGCTGCACAACATCATTCACTCCCAGCCCGATGATAAGCGAGGCAGACGGGAAATCCGTGTGCTCCATCTCTTGGAGCAGATCCGTGCTTACTGTGAAACGTGCTGGGAATGGCAGGAGGCACATGAACAAGGCATGGACCAAGACAAAAACCCAA TGCCTGCTCCAGTGGATCATCAGATTTGTCCTGCAGTGTGTGTTTTGATGAAACTTTCATTTGATGAAGAGCACAGACATGCAATGAATGAGCTTG GAGGTTTGCAGGCCATTGCTGAACTGCTGCAAGTGGATTGTGAAATGTATGGACTCACAAATGATCACTATAGTGTTACTCTAAGGAGGTATGCGGGCATGGCTCTGACAAACCTGACTTTTGGAGATGTGGCAAACAAG GCTACATTATGTTCCATGAAGGGCTGCATGAGAGCCCTTGTAGCCCAGCTGAAATCTGAAAGTGAAGACTTACAGCAG GTCATTGCAAGTGTGTTGAGGAACTTGTCCTGGCGAGCAGATGTAAACAGCAAAAAGACTCTGAGAGAAGTTGGAAGTGTGAAAGCATTGATGGAATGTGCTTTAGAAGTTAAGAAG GAGTCCACCCTGAAAAGCGTTCTGAGTGCCTTATGGAATTTGTCAGCACACTGCACAGGAAACAAAGCTGACATATGTGCTGTTGATGGTGCTCTTGGATTTCTGGTCGGCACACTGACATACCGGAGCCAAACAAATACTTTAGCCATCATAGAAAGTGGAGGAGGAATATTAAGAAATGTTTCTAGCCTAATTGCTACTAATGAGGACCATAG GCAAATCTTGCGAGAGAACAGCTGCTTACAAACCTTGTTACAACATTTGAAGTCACACAGTTTGACAATAGTTAGTAATGCATGTGGGACCCTGTGGAATCTCTCTGCTCGAAATGCGAAGGATCAGGAGGCGCTGTGGGACATGGGAGCCGTGAGCATGCTGAAAAACCTGATTCACTCAAAACACAAAATGATAGCCATGGGTAGTGCTGCGGCTCTGCGGAACCTCATGGCAAACAGGCCAGCTAAGTACAAGGATGCCAACATTATGTCTCCAGGATCAAGCCTCCCATCTCTCcatgtcagaaagcaaaaggCACTGGAAGCAGAATTAGATGCTCAGCATTTATCAGAGACTTTTGACAACATTGATAATTTAAGCCCGAAAGCATCTCACCGCAGTAAGCAGAGACATAAGCAAAATATATACAGTGAGTATGTCCTGGATGCCAGCTGCCACGACAATGGGGTATGCAGGTCAGAGAGCTTTAATGCTGGCAATATGACTGTGCTCTCACCATATGTAAATACTACAGTATTGCCTAACTCCTCCTCTAACAGTAGAGGAAACGCAGAAAATTCTCGATCTGAGAAAGACAGGAGTGTTGAAAGGGATCGAACAGTAGGTTTAAATACTTATCATCAAGCTGCAGAGAATACTGGTAATTCCTCTAAGAGAATTGGAATGCAGATTTCTACTGCTGCAGTTCAGATTGCCAAAGTTATGGAAGAAGTAACAAGCATACACATTCCACAAGAAGACAGAAGTTCTGGTTCCACTTCTGAAATAAACTGTTTGACAGAAGACAGAAATGCCCAGAGGAGATCAGCCTCTGCCCATACTCATTCAAATACATACTTTCCAAAATCTGAGAACTCAAACAGGACATGTCCTGCGCCTTACACAAAAATGGAATATAAAAGAGCTTCAAATGATAGTTTAAATAGtgtcagcagcagtgatggCTATGGTAAAAGAGGCCAAATGAAACCTTCCATTGAGTCTTACTCCGAAGATGATGAAAGTAAATTCTGTAGTTATGGCAAATATCCAGCTGACTTGGCACACAAGATTCATAGTGCAAATCACATGGATGACAATGATGGAGAGCTAGACACTCCTATTAATTATAGTCTTAAATACTCAGATGAGCAGTTAAATTCTGGAAGGCAAAGTCCCTCCCAGAATGAAAGATGGACAAGGCCTAAACATATAATAGATGATGAAATGAAACCAAATGAACAAAGACAGTCAAGGAACCAAAATGCAGCCTATCCTGTGTACACTGAAAGTGGAGATGATAAACACATGAAATATTCAACAGCTTTTGGACAGCAGGAGTGCGTTTCTTCCTTTAGATCAAGAGGATCCAGTGGCTCAGATCAGAACAGAGTAGGCCCAGCTCTTGGAATGAATCAGAAAGTAAACCAGTCCTTGTGTCGTGTTGATGATTATGATGATGACAAGCCAACCAACTATAGTGAACGTTTTTCTGAGGAGGAGCAACATGAAGAGGATGACAGACCAACTAATTACAGCATAAAGTACAATGAAGAGGAACATCATGTTGATCAGCCTATTGATTACAGTTTAAAATATTCAACAGAAGTTCCAGCACCTTCTCAGAAGCCATCTTACACCTTTCCAAAGACTTCTTCAGTGCAACTTAATAAAACTGACCATATTCCCCCAGGCAGTGGGAGCACATCAGCCCCCTCAGCTGGTTCAAAGAGGCAGAACCAGCTTCACCcgagctctgcagagagcagaaatgGTCATACAAAGAACACATCCTGTAAGACTCCCTCTATTAATCAGGAAACTATACAAACTTACTGCGTGGAAGATACCCCGATATGTTTTTCAAGGTGTAGCTCTTTGTCGTCCTTGTCATCAGCTGAAGATGAAATAGGACGTGATCAATCTACACGTGGCACAGATGCCAGTAACACACTGCAGATTGCAGAACTGAAGGAGAATAGTGGGACTCTACCTACAGAAGGTGCAGCAAATGAAATCACATCAGCAGCACAACACATCAGAACAAAATCCACTAGACTTCAGACTTCTAGCTTGTCTCCTTCTGATTCCTCTAGACATAAAGCTGTTGAATTTTCTTCAGGTGCCAAATCTCCCTCAAAGAGTGGTGCCCAAACTCCTAAAAGCCCACCAGAACATTATGTACAGGAAACACCACTCATGTTCAGCAGATGTACTTCTGTAAGTTCCCTGGATAGTTTTGAAAGTCGTTCAATTGCTAGTTCAGTTCAAAGTGAGCCTTGCAGTGGAATAGTAAGTGGTATTATAAGTCCCAGTGACCTTCCAGACAGCCCTGGACAAACAATGCCTCCAAGCAGAAGTAAAACACCACCGCCTGCTCAAGGAGTTCAAGAAAAAAGAGAGGTACCTAAGGGAAAAGCAACCACTACAGAGAAGAGAGAGTCTGGCCCTAGACAGGCAGCTGTAAATGCAGCTGTTCAAAGAGTTCAGGTACTGCCAGATGCTGATACACTATTACATTTTGCCACAGAAAGCACACCAGATGGGTTTTCTTGCTCTTCTAGCCTGAGTGCTCTGAGCCTGGATGAGCCATTTATACAGAAAGATGCAGAGTTAAGAATTATGCCTCCAGTTCATGAAAATGAGCATGGAAGTGAAGCAGAACCTGAACAGTCAAGTGATACAAAGGACAACCAGgagaagaaagcagagaagCCAGCTGAAGCAGACAAAGACATTCTGGATGATTCTGATGATGACATTGAAATATTGGAAGCATGTATTATTTCTGCAATGCCAACAAAGTCTTCACGTAAAACCAAAAAGCCTTCCCAAGCATCTGCTCCAAAAATACCTCCTCCTGTAGCCAGAAAGCCCAGCCAGTTGCCAGTTTACAAACTTTTGCCTTCACAAAGCAGATTGCAATCACAAAAGCATGTGACTTTTACACCAGGAGATGATATGCCACGGGTATATTGTGTTGAGGGTACACCAATAAATTTTTCAACAGCTACATCTCTGAGTGACCTGACAATAGAATCCCCCCCAAGTGAATTGGCCAATGCAGACAATGTGGGTGTGGGAGCAGAATCAGGAGAGTTTGAAAAGCGGGACACTATTCCTACAGAAGGCAGAAGTACTGACGATTCTCAGAGAGCAAAAAGCTCGGCTGTAACTTCCCTTGGCCTGGATGATGACAAAACAGAAGAGGGTGATATTTTGGCTGAGTGTATTAACTCAGCTATGCCAAAAGGAAAAAGTCACAAACCTTTCAGAGTGAAGAAGATAATGGATCAAATTCAACAAGCATCTTCATCCCCAAGTAATAAAAAACAACCTGAAGGTGAGAAAAAGCCAGCATCACCAGTAAAGCCTGTTTCccaaaacaatgaatacagagcACGCATGCGAAAAAGCACAGACCCTAAAAGCAATGCTAGTAATGAAAGAGGCTATCCAGAGAACAGagatggaaagaaacaaaaccttaaaaataattcaagagATTTTCATGATAAATTGCCAAATAATGAAGAGCGTGTAAGAGGAAGTTTTGCGTTTGATTCCCCTCATCATTACACACCTATTGAGGGAACTCCTTATTGTTTTTCACGGAATGATTCCCTGAGTTCTTTAGattttgatgatgatgatgttgaCCTTTCAAGGGAAAAGGCAGaattaaggaaaggaaaagaaggaaaggaaactgAAAGTAAAGAGTCCTCTACTGCAGAACAGTCTTCAAATCAGCAGCCAAGTAACAGGACACAAGTTTGTCAAAAACACCCAGCAGGCAGAAGCCAGACAAAAACTTTCTCTCATTCAACTAAAGATATTCCAGACAGAGGAGCAGCTACAGAtgagaaaatgcagaattttgctATTGAAAACAcacctgtttgtttttctctcaacTCATCTCTTAGCTCCCTTAGTGATATTGatcaagaaaacaacaacaacaaagaaggGGTACCTGCAAAACGTCCTGAGGCCCCTGAGTCACAGGTAGAATCCAACAGACCACAGACTTCTGGTTATGCACCTAAATCATTTCATGTTGAAGATACTCCTGTGTGCTTCTCTAGAAATAGCTCTCTGAGTTCTCTTAGTATTGACTCAGAAGATGATCTTCTGCAAGAATGCATTAGTTCTGCTATgcctaaaaagaaaaagccctcAAGAATAAAAAGTgatggtgaaaaaaataattccagaaaCACAGGTGGTATTCTAGCAGAAGATTTAACACTGGATTTGAGAGAGGTACAGAGGGCAGATTCAGAACATGGTTTTTCACCTGATTCGGAGAACTTCGACTGGAAAGCTATACAAGAAGGTGCAAATTCTATCGTTAGTAGCTTGCAtcaagctgcagctgctgcatcaCTGTCTAGACAAGCTTCATCAGACTCCGACTCTATCCTTTCATTAAAATCTGGTATTTCTCTAGGGTCACCATTTCATCTTACCCCAgaccaagaagaaaaaactttCACTAGTAATAAAGGTCCAAGAATTATTAAGCCAGGAGAGAAGAGTACACTGGAGTCTAAAAAAGTAGAATCAGAAAGTAGGGGTATCAAAGGAGGGAAGAAGGTGTATAAAAGTATGATCACAGGAAAAGTACGCTCTAATTCAGAAGTTTCAAGTTTGAAGCAACCCCAACAGACAAGTGTGCCTTCAATTTCACGTGGTAGAACAATGATCCATATTCCAGGAGTTCGAAATAGTTCTTCAAGTACTAGTCCTGTTTCCAAGAAAGGACCCCCACTGAAAAATACTAACTCTAAGAGTCCCAATGAAGGCCAAAGTTTGACTAGTTCTCCAAGAGGAGCCAAATCATCAGTGAAACCTGAGCCAGCTCCTGTGACTAGGCAGCCATCAGGGTTGAACCAGAGTGGATCAAGTAAAGGACCTTCTAGATCAGGATCTAGAGACTCCACTCCTTCTAGACCTCAACAGCAGCCACTAAGTAGGCCTCTGCAATCTCCTGGACGAAACtccatttccccaggaagaaaTGGTATTAGTCCTCCCAACAAACTGTCACAGTTGCCAAGAACATCATCTCCTAGCACAGCTTCAACTAAATCCTCAAGTTCAGGTAGAATGTCATACACACCACCAGGCAGGCAGATGAGCCAGCAAAACCTTACAAAGCAAACTGCCTTACCTAAGAGCACCAGTAGTATTCCACGAAGTGAATCTGCTTCAAAGGGGTTAAACCAAACTCTCAGCACTGGTGGATCAAACAAAAAGATTGACCTATCCAGAATGTCATCCACAAAGTCTAGTGGAAGTGAATCTGACAGATCTGAGAGACCTGTTCTCGTTCGTCAGTCAACTTTTATTAAAGAGGCTCCGAGCCCAACTCTGAGACGGAAATTAGAAGAGTCAGCTTCATTTGAATCTCTGTCACCTTCCAGGCCAGATTCTCCCACAAGGTCCCAACTGCAAACCCCAGTTTTAAGTCCTTCTCTTCCTGATATGTCTTTATCCACTCATTCACCTGCCCAGAGTAGTGGTTGGCGAAAATTAGCCCCTAATCACAGTCCTACTATAGAATTTGATGGGAGACCAGCAAAGCGTCATGACATAGCTCGTTCCCATTCTGAGAGTCCATCTAGGCTGCTGATCAACAGATCAGGAACGTGGAAGCGCGAGCACAGTAAGCATTCCTCATCACTTCCTCGTGTAAGCACTTGGCGAAGAACTGGAAGTTCCTCTTCGATCCTGTCAGCTTCTTCAGAATCCAGTGAAAAGGCAAAAAGTGAAGATGAAAAGCAGCATGGAGGTTCTCTCACTGGACACAAGCAAAGTAAAGAAAGCCAAGCACCAGCAAAAGGTacttggagaaaaataaaagaaaatgaaattcctCAGATAATGAATGATCCTCAGCATTCTTCTTCAGGTACCACAAATGGCTCTGATTCCAAAACCCTCATCTATCAGATGGCTCCAGCTGTCTCTAAGACAGAGGATGTGTGGGTGAGGATAGAGGACTGCCCAATTAACAACCCTCGATCTGGAAAGTCCCCAACTGGAAATACTCCCCCTGTTATTGACACTGTTTCAGAGAAAGGGTATGTGAATGGTAAAGATCTTAAAGAGATTCAAGAAAAGCAAACCCCAGGGAATGGAGGTGTTCCTGTTCGTACTGTTGGCTTAGAAAACCGTCTGAACTCTTTCTTTCAGATAGACAGTCCAGACAAGAAAGGCACTGAAACAAAGCCTCTGCAGAATAATCCCATTCCTGCACCAGAAATTAATGAAAGTACTGTAAGTGAGCGTACTCCATTCAGTTCCAGTAGCTCAAGCAAGCACAGCTCCCCCATCGGTGCTGTGGCAGCAAGGGTGACTCCTTTCAACTACAATCCGAGCCGCAGGAAGAGCAGCATGGATAATAGTTCTGCTCGGCCCTCACAGATACCAACCCCAGTGAATAACAGCACCAAGAAACGCGACACCAAGTCTGAAAACACTGACTCCAGTGGAACACAAAGCCCTAAACGTCACTCTGGCTCTTATCTGGTAACTTCTGTTTAA